In Pseudomonas fluorescens, the following are encoded in one genomic region:
- a CDS encoding NRDE family protein codes for MCLIVFAWRPGHALPLVVAANRDEFYARPSLPLAPWPEAPHVHAGRDLEAGGTWLGVGANGRFAALTNIRDPHRPPGRKSRGELVARFLEGDCSIDDYLADVVRRSPEYGGFNLLVGNRNELWHFNARETEAVMLQPGVYGVSNAGLDTPWPKLLKAKAALSEVLDDPQPQALLALLSDAQTAPFAELPDTGVGLATETLLSSVFIASQSYGTRASTALIVQADGALHMVERSFGPYGGHLGEVEIRL; via the coding sequence ATGTGCCTGATTGTTTTTGCCTGGCGACCGGGTCATGCCCTGCCACTGGTCGTGGCGGCCAATCGCGATGAATTCTACGCCCGCCCCAGCCTGCCGCTGGCGCCATGGCCCGAAGCGCCGCACGTGCATGCGGGACGCGACCTCGAGGCCGGTGGCACCTGGCTCGGTGTCGGTGCCAACGGACGCTTTGCGGCGTTGACCAACATCCGCGACCCCCATCGACCGCCGGGGCGCAAGTCTCGTGGGGAGCTGGTGGCGCGATTCCTCGAGGGCGACTGCTCGATTGATGACTATTTGGCCGACGTTGTCAGACGTTCGCCTGAATATGGCGGTTTCAATCTACTGGTTGGCAACAGGAACGAGCTCTGGCACTTCAATGCCCGGGAGACGGAAGCCGTGATGCTGCAACCGGGAGTCTACGGCGTGTCGAACGCCGGGCTGGATACGCCGTGGCCGAAGCTGCTCAAGGCCAAGGCTGCATTGAGCGAGGTGCTGGATGATCCGCAGCCTCAGGCGCTTTTGGCATTATTGAGCGATGCGCAGACCGCGCCGTTTGCCGAGTTGCCGGATACCGGTGTCGGGCTGGCTACCGAAACATTGCTGTCGAGCGTGTTCATTGCCAGCCAGAGTTATGGAACGCGGGCGAGTACGGCGTTGATTGTGCAGGCGGATGGGGCGCTGCATATGGTCGAAAGGAGTTTCGGGCCGTATGGCGGGCATCTTGGGGAAGTGGAGATCAGGTTGTAG
- a CDS encoding HAD family hydrolase, producing the protein MRLALFDLDNTLLGGDSDHAWGDYLCERGFLDAVAYKARNDEFYQDYLAGKLDNAAYLNFCLEVLGRTEMATLDQWHSDYMRDCIEPIMLPKAIELLAKHRAAGDKLVIITATNRFVTGPIAERLGVETLIATECEMLDGRYTGRSTDVPCFREGKVTRLNRWLEETGFTLEDSYFYSDSMNDFPLLEQVTHPVAVDPDPNLRAEAKKRGWPVITLRG; encoded by the coding sequence ATGCGCCTGGCTTTATTCGATTTGGACAACACCCTTCTGGGCGGTGACAGCGATCACGCCTGGGGCGATTACCTGTGCGAGCGCGGCTTTCTCGACGCCGTCGCCTACAAGGCACGCAACGATGAGTTCTACCAGGATTACCTGGCCGGCAAACTGGATAACGCTGCTTACCTGAACTTCTGCCTGGAAGTCCTCGGCCGCACCGAAATGGCCACGCTGGATCAATGGCACAGCGATTACATGCGCGACTGCATCGAACCGATCATGCTACCCAAGGCTATAGAACTTTTGGCCAAGCACCGTGCGGCCGGTGACAAACTGGTGATCATCACTGCGACCAATCGCTTCGTCACCGGGCCGATTGCCGAGCGTCTGGGCGTCGAAACCCTGATCGCCACCGAATGCGAAATGCTCGACGGCCGCTACACCGGGCGCAGCACCGACGTGCCGTGCTTCCGTGAAGGCAAGGTGACGCGCTTGAATCGCTGGCTGGAGGAAACCGGGTTTACGCTGGAAGACAGCTACTTCTATAGCGACTCGATGAATGATTTTCCGCTGCTGGAGCAGGTGACCCATCCGGTGGCGGTCGATCCTGATCCGAATCTGCGGGCCGAGGCCAAGAAGCGGGGTTGGCCGGTGATCACTCTGCGCGGCTGA
- a CDS encoding SdiA-regulated domain-containing protein codes for MRRFARPKFLILILSVILLIALIAIAQYMRLFERTWFNLHTLWQPVSSRSMGLDQYQVVTEAQMIDGLADDVSALTYDPVRKSLFTVTNKRSELIELSLDGRILRRVALVGFGDPEAVEFISEDIYVVTDESQQRLIKIRLEQDTTFVDAADAEQMTIGVHMGGNKGFEGLAYDSVGKRLFVAKERNPMLIYEVHGFPRFNPEESYSVHVINDPKRDAGMFVRDLSSLQYDERSGHLLALSDESRLILELDVDGRPLSTMSLSKGHHGLQKTVPQAEGIAVDDDGTLYLVSEPNLFYVFKKPAQL; via the coding sequence ATGCGTCGATTTGCCCGTCCCAAATTCCTGATTCTGATCCTGTCGGTGATCTTGCTGATCGCGTTGATAGCGATCGCCCAGTACATGCGCCTGTTCGAGCGGACCTGGTTCAATCTGCATACGCTGTGGCAGCCGGTGAGTTCCCGCTCCATGGGGCTGGACCAGTATCAGGTTGTGACCGAAGCGCAGATGATCGATGGCCTGGCCGACGACGTTTCAGCGCTGACCTACGACCCGGTGCGTAAAAGCCTGTTCACCGTCACCAACAAGCGGAGCGAGCTGATCGAGTTGTCCCTCGATGGCAGGATCCTGCGTCGTGTGGCGCTGGTTGGCTTCGGTGATCCAGAGGCGGTGGAGTTCATCAGTGAGGACATCTACGTGGTCACAGACGAAAGCCAGCAGCGGCTGATCAAGATTCGTCTGGAGCAGGACACCACTTTCGTCGATGCGGCCGACGCCGAGCAGATGACCATTGGCGTACACATGGGCGGCAACAAGGGCTTCGAGGGCCTGGCTTACGATTCTGTGGGCAAGCGCCTGTTCGTCGCCAAGGAGCGCAACCCGATGCTGATCTACGAGGTGCACGGTTTTCCGCGCTTCAATCCTGAAGAATCCTACTCGGTGCATGTGATCAACGACCCCAAGCGTGATGCCGGGATGTTCGTGCGGGATCTGTCGAGCCTGCAATACGACGAGCGCAGCGGGCATTTGCTGGCGCTGTCGGATGAGTCGCGATTGATTCTGGAGCTGGATGTGGACGGGCGTCCGCTGAGCACAATGTCATTGAGCAAGGGGCACCATGGCCTGCAAAAAACCGTGCCGCAAGCGGAGGGGATTGCCGTGGACGACGACGGTACGCTGTACCTCGTCAGTGAGCCGAACCTGTTCTACGTGTTCAAGAAGCCGGCACAACTCTGA
- the rpiA gene encoding ribose-5-phosphate isomerase RpiA: MNQDQLKQAVAQAAVDFILPKLDDKSIVGVGTGSTANCFIDALAKHKGAFDGAVASSEATAARLKGHGIPVYELNTVSDLEFYVDGADESDEHLNLIKGGGAALTREKIVAAVAKTFICIADASKLVPVLGTFPLPVEVIPMARSHVARELVKLGGDPVYREGVLTDNGNIILDVFNMQITNPVELETQINAIVGVVTNGLFAARPADLLLLGTSEGVKTLRAE; the protein is encoded by the coding sequence ATGAACCAGGATCAACTCAAACAGGCAGTGGCTCAGGCCGCCGTCGACTTCATCCTTCCGAAACTCGACGACAAGAGCATCGTCGGGGTCGGCACCGGCTCCACCGCCAACTGCTTCATCGACGCGCTGGCCAAGCACAAGGGCGCATTCGATGGCGCCGTCGCCAGTTCCGAAGCCACCGCCGCACGCCTCAAGGGCCACGGGATTCCGGTGTACGAACTGAACACCGTCAGCGACCTGGAGTTCTACGTCGACGGCGCCGATGAAAGCGACGAGCACCTGAACCTGATCAAGGGCGGCGGCGCAGCCCTGACCCGCGAGAAGATTGTCGCGGCCGTGGCCAAGACCTTCATCTGCATCGCCGACGCCAGCAAGCTGGTACCGGTCCTCGGTACTTTCCCGTTGCCGGTGGAAGTGATCCCGATGGCCCGCAGCCACGTGGCCCGCGAGCTGGTGAAGCTCGGCGGCGACCCGGTTTACCGCGAAGGCGTGCTGACCGACAACGGCAACATCATCCTCGACGTGTTCAACATGCAGATCACCAATCCGGTGGAACTGGAAACGCAGATCAATGCGATCGTCGGCGTGGTCACCAACGGTTTGTTCGCGGCACGTCCGGCGGATCTGTTGTTGCTGGGTACGAGCGAAGGTGTGAAAACCCTGCGCGCCGAGTAA
- a CDS encoding RNA pyrophosphohydrolase, protein MIDPDGFRPNVGIILTNDAGQVLWARRINQDAWQFPQGGINPEETPEDALYRELNEEVGLEREDVEILACTRGWLRYRLPQRLVRTHSQPLCIGQKQKWFLLRLISNEQRVRMDLTGKPEFDGWRWVSYWYPLGQVVTFKREVYRRALKELAPRLLARD, encoded by the coding sequence GTGATCGACCCCGATGGTTTTCGCCCCAATGTCGGGATCATTCTGACGAATGACGCCGGCCAGGTGCTATGGGCTCGCCGAATCAATCAAGATGCCTGGCAGTTTCCGCAGGGGGGAATCAACCCCGAAGAGACGCCGGAAGACGCCTTGTACCGCGAGCTGAACGAAGAAGTGGGCCTTGAGCGCGAAGATGTTGAAATTCTCGCCTGCACCCGGGGCTGGTTGCGCTATCGTTTGCCGCAACGTCTGGTACGTACCCACAGCCAACCGCTGTGCATCGGCCAGAAACAGAAATGGTTTCTCCTGCGCCTGATCTCCAACGAGCAGCGGGTGCGGATGGATTTGACCGGTAAACCGGAATTCGATGGCTGGCGCTGGGTCAGCTATTGGTATCCGTTGGGCCAGGTGGTGACATTCAAGCGCGAGGTGTATCGACGCGCTCTCAAAGAGCTTGCCCCGCGCCTTTTAGCGCGCGACTGA
- a CDS encoding DUF2269 domain-containing protein produces METLTALKAAHMVATVVLLACALGLGVWVLLARRKGDATAGSRTLQRPRVFIWLLMGLALLSMPFTGWWMVHLMGWPLGQTWLLASSVLYTVAALAWFWLLVRLNKLRKAPGGVGKFTFALALFSFVCLVAIAGLMGAKPV; encoded by the coding sequence ATGGAAACGTTAACTGCCCTGAAAGCGGCGCACATGGTGGCAACTGTTGTACTGCTGGCTTGTGCGCTGGGGCTGGGAGTCTGGGTTTTGCTTGCGCGGCGCAAAGGTGATGCGACGGCGGGTAGTCGCACCTTGCAGCGGCCAAGAGTGTTTATCTGGCTGCTGATGGGTCTGGCGCTGCTGAGCATGCCGTTTACCGGCTGGTGGATGGTGCACCTGATGGGCTGGCCGCTGGGGCAGACCTGGTTGCTGGCCTCCAGCGTGCTTTACACGGTGGCGGCACTGGCGTGGTTCTGGCTGCTGGTGCGGCTGAACAAGCTGCGCAAGGCGCCGGGTGGCGTGGGGAAATTCACCTTTGCCTTGGCGTTGTTCAGTTTTGTCTGTCTTGTGGCCATTGCCGGGTTGATGGGGGCCAAGCCTGTTTAA
- the ptsP gene encoding phosphoenolpyruvate--protein phosphotransferase, giving the protein MLNTLRKIVQEVNSAKDLKAALGIIVLRVKEAMGSQVCSVYLLDPETNRFVLMATEGLNKRSIGKVSMAPNEGLVGLVGTREEPLNLENAADHPRYRYFAETGEERYASFLGAPIIHHRRVVGVLVIQQKERRQFDEGEEAFLVTMSAQLAGVIAHAEATGSIRGLGRQGKGIQEAKFVGVPGSPGAAVGTAVVMLPPADLDVVPDKAIADIDAELGLFKTAIEGVRADMRTLSAKLATQLRPEERALFDVYLMMLDDAALGSEVTTVIKTGQWAQGALRQVVTDHVNRFELMDDAYLRERASDVKDLGRRLLAYLQEERQQTLVYPDNTILVSEELTPAMLGEVPEGKLAGLVSVLGSGNSHVAILARAMGIPTVMGLVDLPYSKVDGIQMIVDGYHGEVYTNPSEVLRKQFAEVVEEEKQLALGLDALRDLPCVTVDGYRMPLWVNTGLLADVARAQKRGAEGVGLYRTEVPFMINQRFPSEKEQLAIYREQLAAFHPQPVTMRTLDIGGDKSLSYFPIKEDNPFLGWRGIRVTLDHPEIFLVQTRAMLKASEGLNNLRILLPMISGTHELEEALHLIHRAWGEVRDEGCDVPMPPIGVMIEIPAAVYQTKELARQVDFLSVGSNDLTQYLLAVDRNNPRVADLYDYLHPAVLQALQNVVRDAHAEGKPVSICGEMAGDPAAAVLLMAMGFDSLSMNATNLPKVKWMLRQINLSKAKELLAELMTIDNPQVIHSSLQLALKNLGLARMINPAAIKPH; this is encoded by the coding sequence ATGCTCAATACGCTGCGCAAGATCGTCCAGGAAGTTAACTCCGCCAAGGATCTCAAGGCGGCGTTGGGGATTATTGTGTTGCGCGTCAAAGAGGCCATGGGCAGCCAGGTCTGCTCGGTCTACCTGCTTGATCCGGAGACCAACCGGTTCGTGCTGATGGCCACCGAGGGCTTGAACAAGCGCTCGATCGGCAAGGTCAGCATGGCCCCCAACGAAGGTCTGGTGGGTCTGGTCGGCACGCGTGAAGAACCCCTGAACCTCGAAAACGCCGCGGACCACCCGCGCTACCGCTACTTCGCCGAAACCGGTGAAGAGCGTTACGCCTCGTTCCTCGGTGCGCCGATCATTCACCACCGCCGCGTCGTCGGCGTGTTGGTCATCCAGCAAAAAGAGCGTCGCCAGTTCGATGAAGGGGAAGAAGCCTTCCTCGTGACCATGAGCGCGCAGCTCGCCGGCGTTATCGCCCACGCCGAAGCCACCGGCTCGATCCGTGGCCTCGGTCGTCAGGGCAAAGGTATCCAGGAAGCCAAGTTCGTCGGCGTGCCGGGCTCGCCGGGTGCGGCAGTCGGTACGGCGGTGGTCATGCTGCCGCCGGCCGATCTGGACGTGGTGCCGGACAAGGCCATCGCTGATATCGACGCCGAACTCGGGCTGTTCAAGACCGCCATCGAAGGCGTACGCGCCGACATGCGCACCTTGTCCGCCAAGCTTGCCACGCAGTTGCGCCCCGAAGAGCGGGCCTTGTTCGACGTCTACCTGATGATGCTCGACGATGCCGCGCTGGGCAGCGAAGTCACCACCGTGATCAAGACCGGCCAGTGGGCCCAAGGCGCGTTGCGCCAGGTGGTCACCGATCACGTTAACCGTTTCGAATTGATGGATGACGCCTACCTGCGTGAGCGGGCCTCGGACGTCAAGGACCTCGGTCGGCGTCTGCTGGCGTACTTGCAGGAAGAACGTCAGCAAACCCTGGTCTACCCCGACAACACCATTCTGGTCAGCGAAGAACTGACACCGGCGATGCTCGGCGAGGTGCCGGAGGGCAAGCTGGCCGGCCTGGTGTCGGTACTCGGTTCCGGTAACTCCCACGTCGCCATCCTCGCCCGCGCCATGGGCATCCCGACGGTGATGGGCCTGGTCGACCTGCCGTACTCCAAGGTCGACGGCATCCAGATGATCGTCGACGGTTACCACGGCGAGGTCTACACCAATCCGAGTGAAGTGCTGCGCAAGCAGTTCGCCGAAGTGGTCGAGGAAGAGAAGCAACTGGCCCTGGGGCTGGATGCGCTGCGCGATCTGCCGTGCGTGACGGTCGATGGCTACCGCATGCCGCTGTGGGTCAACACCGGCCTGCTGGCGGATGTGGCGCGTGCGCAGAAGCGTGGTGCCGAAGGCGTTGGCCTGTACCGCACCGAAGTGCCGTTCATGATCAACCAGCGCTTCCCGAGCGAAAAGGAACAACTGGCGATCTACCGCGAACAACTGGCCGCGTTCCACCCGCAACCGGTGACCATGCGAACCCTGGACATCGGCGGCGACAAATCGCTGTCGTACTTCCCGATCAAGGAAGACAACCCGTTCCTCGGCTGGCGCGGTATTCGCGTCACCCTTGATCACCCGGAAATTTTCCTGGTGCAGACCCGCGCCATGCTCAAGGCCAGTGAAGGCTTGAACAACCTGCGCATTCTGTTGCCGATGATTTCCGGCACCCACGAGCTGGAGGAAGCCCTGCACTTGATCCACCGTGCCTGGGGCGAAGTGCGTGACGAGGGCTGCGATGTACCGATGCCGCCGATTGGCGTGATGATCGAGATTCCGGCGGCGGTGTACCAGACCAAGGAACTGGCGCGGCAAGTGGACTTCCTGTCGGTCGGCTCCAACGACCTGACCCAGTACCTGTTGGCTGTGGACCGCAACAACCCGCGGGTGGCCGATCTCTACGATTACCTGCACCCGGCGGTGCTTCAGGCGCTGCAGAACGTGGTGCGTGATGCCCACGCCGAAGGCAAGCCGGTGAGTATCTGCGGTGAAATGGCCGGTGATCCGGCGGCGGCCGTGCTGTTGATGGCGATGGGTTTCGACAGCCTGTCGATGAACGCCACCAACTTGCCGAAAGTGAAGTGGATGCTGCGCCAGATCAACCTGAGCAAGGCCAAGGAATTGCTGGCTGAGCTGATGACCATCGACAACCCGCAAGTGATTCACAGCTCGTTGCAGCTGGCGCTGAAGAACCTCGGGTTGGCGCGGATGATCAATCCGGCAGCGATCAAGCCCCACTAG
- a CDS encoding sulfite exporter TauE/SafE family protein: MEFLLYLALGACAGVLAGLFGVGGGIIIVPVLVFSFKAQGFDPSILTHLAVGTSLATIIFTSVNAVREHHRRGAVRWPIFMWMTVGILVGAGFGALTAEAISGPNLQKLIGVFALVIAAQLALEVKPKASRTVPGKLGLTVAGSVIGWASAIFGIGGGSLTVPFLTWRSVPMQQAVATSSACGLPIALASALSFMILGWHDPLLPAHSLGFIYLPALLGIALTSMVFARFGARLAHNLSPKLLKRLFAALLFCVGLNFLV; encoded by the coding sequence ATGGAATTTCTGCTCTATCTGGCGCTCGGCGCCTGTGCAGGTGTACTCGCCGGGCTGTTTGGCGTGGGCGGCGGGATCATCATCGTCCCGGTGCTGGTGTTCAGCTTCAAGGCCCAGGGGTTCGATCCGTCGATCCTCACGCACCTGGCAGTGGGCACCTCCCTGGCGACGATCATCTTTACCTCGGTCAACGCGGTACGTGAGCATCACCGCCGCGGCGCCGTGCGTTGGCCGATCTTCATGTGGATGACCGTCGGTATTCTGGTCGGCGCCGGGTTCGGCGCGCTGACGGCCGAAGCGATTTCCGGCCCCAACCTGCAGAAGCTCATTGGTGTATTCGCCCTGGTGATCGCCGCTCAGCTGGCGCTGGAGGTCAAACCCAAGGCCAGTCGAACCGTGCCGGGCAAACTCGGTCTGACCGTGGCAGGCAGCGTGATTGGCTGGGCTTCGGCGATTTTCGGCATTGGCGGCGGTTCGTTGACCGTGCCATTCCTGACCTGGCGCAGTGTGCCGATGCAGCAAGCCGTGGCCACTTCATCGGCCTGCGGTCTGCCGATTGCTTTGGCCAGTGCATTAAGTTTCATGATCCTGGGCTGGCACGATCCATTGCTCCCGGCCCATAGTCTCGGTTTCATTTATCTGCCGGCGTTGCTGGGCATTGCCCTGACCAGCATGGTGTTCGCCCGTTTCGGTGCGCGACTGGCCCACAACCTGTCGCCAAAGTTGCTGAAACGGCTGTTTGCCGCTTTGCTGTTCTGCGTTGGTCTGAACTTTCTAGTCTGA
- a CDS encoding SdiA-regulated domain-containing protein, with translation MATPPLSTLEPARRSRFALRWHTWLLLVAVVAYGVAFTMHWDSRGVLWVKEQFKSPAERQASIWLPDYRAVIDAKPLPGMERDEASDVAYDPQTKTLFAVMGKNPFLVELNLQGDVLRKMPLVGWSNPEGITVLGDGRLAIVDEREHLIAIVKVDADTRELNMADFPKYDLGPSKDQNKAFEGVIWDPSDQQLLLGEERPPALFAWKGDGKVLAGDKLKLASHALDMRNLSALAVDPRTGHMLVLSADSHLLLELDKKGEQVSFITLLRGFNGLKNTIPRAEGVTMDEAGTLYMVSEPNLFYRFEKQK, from the coding sequence ATGGCCACTCCTCCGCTTTCCACGCTTGAACCTGCCCGCCGCTCGCGCTTCGCCCTGCGTTGGCACACCTGGCTGCTGTTGGTAGCCGTTGTTGCTTACGGCGTCGCATTTACCATGCACTGGGATTCCCGGGGCGTGCTCTGGGTGAAAGAGCAATTCAAGAGCCCGGCCGAGCGTCAGGCGAGCATCTGGCTCCCGGACTACCGGGCGGTGATCGATGCCAAGCCGTTGCCGGGCATGGAGAGGGACGAAGCATCGGACGTGGCCTACGACCCTCAGACCAAGACTCTGTTTGCGGTCATGGGCAAGAACCCGTTCCTGGTCGAATTGAACTTGCAGGGCGATGTGCTGCGCAAAATGCCGTTGGTCGGCTGGAGCAACCCTGAGGGCATCACCGTGCTGGGCGACGGCCGGCTGGCCATTGTCGATGAGCGCGAGCATCTGATCGCTATCGTCAAGGTCGATGCCGATACCCGCGAATTGAATATGGCCGACTTCCCGAAATACGACCTCGGGCCTTCCAAAGACCAGAACAAAGCGTTCGAGGGTGTCATCTGGGATCCGAGCGATCAGCAACTGCTGCTGGGCGAAGAGCGCCCGCCAGCATTGTTTGCCTGGAAAGGTGACGGCAAGGTCCTGGCCGGCGACAAGTTGAAGCTGGCCAGCCATGCGCTGGACATGCGGAACCTGTCTGCCCTGGCTGTCGACCCGCGGACCGGCCACATGCTGGTGCTGTCCGCCGACTCGCACCTGTTGCTGGAACTGGACAAGAAGGGTGAGCAGGTCAGTTTCATCACCCTGCTGCGTGGTTTCAACGGCCTGAAAAACACCATTCCCCGTGCCGAAGGCGTGACCATGGATGAAGCGGGCACGCTGTACATGGTGAGTGAGCCGAACCTGTTTTATCGCTTCGAAAAACAGAAGTAA
- the ilvA gene encoding threonine ammonia-lyase, biosynthetic — protein sequence MLEQYVKKILTSRVYDVAVETPLQTARQLSERLGNSIWLKREDLQPVFSFKIRGAYNKLTQLSDEERARGVVTASAGNHAQGLALAAKVLGVKATIVMPKTTPEIKVEGVRSRGGKVVLHGDSFPEALAYSLKLVDEKGYVYIHPYDDPHTIAGQGTVAMEILRQHPQPLDAIFVPVGGGGLIAGIAAYVKYLRPDIKIIGVEPDDSNCLQAAMAAGERVVLPTVGLFADGVAVAQIGQHTFDICKDYVDEVITVSTDEICAAIKDIYDDTRSITEPAGALGVAGIKKYVEQRGVSGQTFVAIDSGANVNFDRLRHVAERAELGEGREAIIAVTIPEKPGSFKAFCEAIGKRQITEFNYRYNTGSEAHIFVGVQTHPENDPRSALIASLSEQGFPVLDLTDNELAKLHIRHMVGGRAAHVVDEVILRFEFPERPGALFNFLNKLGGRWNISMFHYRNHGAADGRVVAGLQVPHDERHLVPAALEEIGYPYWDESDNPAYQLFLG from the coding sequence ATGCTTGAACAGTACGTCAAAAAGATCCTCACCTCGCGCGTTTATGACGTTGCCGTAGAAACCCCGCTGCAGACTGCCCGCCAGCTCTCCGAGCGGCTGGGCAACAGCATTTGGCTCAAGCGCGAAGACTTGCAGCCGGTGTTCTCGTTCAAGATTCGCGGCGCCTACAACAAGTTGACCCAGTTGAGCGACGAAGAACGCGCTCGCGGCGTGGTCACCGCGTCGGCGGGCAACCATGCCCAGGGCCTGGCCCTGGCGGCGAAGGTGTTGGGCGTGAAAGCGACCATCGTCATGCCCAAGACCACCCCGGAGATCAAGGTCGAAGGCGTGCGCTCCCGTGGCGGCAAAGTGGTGCTGCACGGCGACTCGTTCCCGGAAGCCCTGGCCTACTCGCTGAAACTGGTCGACGAAAAAGGCTACGTCTACATTCACCCGTATGACGATCCCCACACCATTGCCGGGCAGGGCACCGTGGCGATGGAGATTCTGCGCCAGCACCCGCAGCCGCTGGATGCGATTTTCGTCCCGGTGGGCGGCGGCGGCCTGATCGCCGGCATCGCGGCGTACGTGAAGTATCTGCGCCCGGACATCAAGATCATCGGCGTCGAACCGGATGACTCCAATTGCCTGCAAGCGGCCATGGCGGCTGGCGAGCGCGTGGTACTGCCGACCGTAGGCCTCTTCGCCGACGGTGTTGCGGTGGCCCAGATCGGTCAGCACACCTTCGATATCTGCAAAGACTATGTCGATGAGGTGATCACCGTCAGCACCGACGAAATCTGTGCCGCCATCAAGGATATCTACGACGATACCCGCTCGATCACCGAACCTGCCGGCGCCTTGGGCGTGGCCGGGATCAAGAAGTATGTCGAGCAGCGCGGCGTCAGCGGCCAGACCTTCGTGGCCATCGACTCCGGGGCCAACGTCAACTTCGATCGCCTGCGCCACGTCGCCGAGCGTGCGGAGCTGGGCGAAGGTCGAGAAGCGATCATCGCCGTGACCATTCCCGAGAAGCCAGGTAGCTTCAAGGCGTTCTGCGAGGCCATCGGCAAGCGCCAGATCACCGAATTCAACTACCGCTACAACACCGGCAGCGAAGCGCACATCTTTGTCGGCGTGCAGACCCACCCGGAAAACGACCCGCGCAGCGCGCTGATCGCCAGCCTGAGCGAGCAGGGTTTCCCGGTGCTGGACCTGACGGACAACGAGCTGGCCAAGCTGCACATCCGCCACATGGTGGGCGGGCGTGCGGCGCATGTGGTCGACGAAGTGATCCTGCGTTTCGAATTCCCGGAACGTCCGGGCGCGCTGTTTAACTTCCTCAACAAGCTTGGCGGGCGCTGGAACATCTCGATGTTCCACTACCGCAACCATGGCGCGGCCGATGGCCGTGTCGTCGCGGGCCTGCAAGTGCCCCACGACGAGCGCCACCTGGTGCCGGCGGCGCTGGAAGAAATCGGTTACCCGTACTGGGACGAAAGCGACAACCCGGCCTATCAGCTGTTTCTTGGCTGA